The Chryseobacterium indologenes genomic sequence AAATGCATACCTTCTTCCCGGCAGATCGGTAGTGTTTGGAGTGAAGTTCAGGTCATATTCATCCATCATGGAGTAAGGTCCGTAGTCAATTGTCAGTCCTAAAATCGACATATTGTCTGTATTCATTACGCCATGTACAAAACCGACCCTGAACCATTCGATCATTAAATTGGCTGTTCGTGTGCATACATTTTCAAAAAAGTCTTTGTATTTCTGGTCGCCTGATGAAGTAATCTCCGGAAAATAATTTTCGATCGTAAAATCTGTGAGATCCTGTAATGTTTTGTATTCTCCCTGGGCAGACATCAGTTCAAAATGTCCGAAACGAAGAAAACTTTCTGCGGTTCTTATAATGACGGCTCCTTTTTCATATTGTGGATTTCCGCTGTACATAATATCACGTACAACATCTTCTCCGGTCAGTACCAAGCTTAGTGCCCGCGTGGTTGGAACTCCCAGATGAAACATGGCTTCGCTCATCAGGTATTCCCGAACAGAAGATCTCAGTACGGCTCTTCCGTCTGCGTGTCTGGAATAGGGTGTTGCACCGGCTCCTTTCCACTGGATCTCCGTTTTTTTTCCTCCTTCATTGATGATCTCTCCCGCCAAAATGGCTCTTCCGTCTCCAAGCTGTCCGGCCCAGTTGCCAAACTGATGCCCTGCATAAGCTGTTGCATACGTCTGAATGTTATCAGGAAGCTGATTTCCTGCCAGAAAGTTCAGGTCTTTTTCTTCAAATTTCCCCAGTCCGATTTCTTCAGCAAGTGTTTCATTAAAAGCGATGAGTGCGGGCTTGTCAAAACCTGCGGGCTGAGTGGTTGCAAATAAGACCTTTGGAGTATTTCTCTGCATAAGGTTATTGGAAAAGTCTCCCGGAAATTTCTTGATAAAAGGCTGTCTGATACGTTCGATATTCATACTTCAAAGGTATTAATTATAAAAGAAAAGACCTTCCAAATTATTGAAAGGTCTTGTATATTTCTAAAAGAGAATTTATTTATTGAAATCTACTTCATCATTAGAATGAAGATTTTCATTGATATTTTCTTCTTTCTTCTCTGCAGGTTTTTTTGGAGTCGGGTCTACAGGTCTCGGATTTTTGATCTCGTCAATGGTTTGAAGGCTTCCGTCATCTCCGTAACCTCCGCCTAAGCCTTTAAGGTTTGAGCATCCGTCTTTCCAGTCTGAAGGTTTGGTGAATTTATCATCCGGTGTAACGCCTAATGTTTTGTCTGCCCATACTTTTTTCATGAAGATGGCCCAGATCGGTAGTGCCATTCTAGCTCCCTGACCTTCACCTGTCCCGAAGAAGTGGGTTGCCCTGTCTTCCCATCCAACCCATGCACCGGTTGCCAGTTTTGGTGTGATTCCCATAAACCAACCGTCGGAGTTGTTCTGTGTTGTACCTGTTTTAGCTGCAATTTCAACTGCCTTTGAAATACCTCTTCTTCCCAATTCGCCGGAAGCGGTACCATATTGTGCTACACCTTTCATGAGTTCAATCATCGTGTAGGCGTACATCGGGTTCATAACTTCTTTAGGTTCTACATTTACTTCTTTGATAACCCTTCCGTTGGCGTCCTCAATTCTCCAGATCATCTCCGGCTTATTGTAGTTACCGTAGTTGGCGAATGTACTGTAAGCACCTAGCATCTCATAAATAGTAATATCTGACGAACCTAAGGCAATTGTATTGTTTCTAGGAATATCTTCTGTTACTCCAAGATCTCTTGCCGTCTGGATAACGGCATCCACACCCGTCATTTCGATAAGTCTGGCGGCAACAGGGTTCTGAGAATGTGCCAATGCATCCTTTAAAGTAAGCATTCCTCCTCTTCCCGGAACATGCCATCCGTTATGATCATACGTTCCGTTGGAAACGGCAGAACATGGTGTCATTCCCAGTTTCATAATAGCTGTAGCATATACGAAAGGCTTGAAGGTAGATCCTACCTGTCTTTTACCTTGTTTGATGTGGTCATACTGGAAGTGCTGCCAGTCAATACCTCCTACCCAGGCTTTGATTTCTCCGGTTCCTGGAACCATAGACATTAGACCTGCCTGAGCAATTTGTTTATGATATCTGATGGAGTCCCAAGGTGACATTTCTACCTCTTCTTCTCCGTTCCATGTGAATCGGGAAGTTTTGATCGGTTTTTTGAATTCCATCATGATAGAATCTTCAGGCATACCATCAGCTTTAAGAAGCTTGTAACGTCCGGTTCTCTTCATGGCCTGAACCATTACATCCTTGATCTGTTTGTCATTAAGGTAATAGAAAGGTCTGTTCTTTCTTCCTCTCTGCTCTGCATCAAATCTTTTCTGAAGATCGGTTAAATGTTCCTTGATAGCCTCTTCTGCATATTTTTGCATTTTAGAGTCAAGGGTTACATATATTTTTAAACCGTCTTTATAAAGATTAAGTTTTTTGCCGGTTTCTTTTTCGTGAGTTTCGAGATATTTATCAATCTCTTTTCTCAGGTAAAACTTATAATAGGCGGAATATCCGTCGGTAATACTTTTAATAGGGTGGAAGTCTACTTCTACAGGAGTATTGATCGCTTTTTGATATGTTTCCTCGTTGATGTAACCTGTTTTCTGCATCTGATCCAGTACAACATTTCTTCTTTCCTTCGCCTTTTCAGGGTACCTGTAAGGATTGTTTTTTCTTGGATTTTCAAGCATAGCCACAAATGTTGCGGCTTCAGGTAATGTAAGTTCTGAGGTTTTTTTGTTAAAATAAACTCTGGAAGCCATTTCAATACCATTGGCATTGAAAAGAAAGTCGAATTTATTGAAATACAGGGTAATGATCTCTTCTTTGGTGTATCTTTTTTCAAGGCTTACGGCTACTACCCATTCTTTCAGTTTCTGAAACGCTCTTTGAACTTTATTTTGAGAAGCATTTCCGGTGAAGAGAAGCTTTGCAAGCTGCTGGGTAATTGTAGAACCACCACCACGTTTACCTCCGTAAGCAACAGCTCTGGCGATAGAATACAAATCTATTCCTGAGTGTTCTTTGAAACGTTCGTCTTCTTTCGCCTGAAGAGCATAGATAACATAAGGAGGAAGATCCTTATACACAATAGGTTGTGTTTTTTCTTTTTCAAACTTGCCTAAAATGACCCCGTCTGAAGAAATGATCTCAGAAGCGACAAAGATGTCCGGGTTTTCAAGTTCTTTTACATCCGGCATTTCCCCAAGGAAACCCTGAGAAACTGCAAAGAAAAGACCTGAAATTCCTAAAACTACTGCAATGAGTCCAATCCAAATAAATGAAACCCATTTTTTCCAGGAGGTGTTTTTTCTTTTTTTTGGGAGGCAGAGGAAAAGTTTTCCCCTTATTTCCTGCATTTTTTTGTTTTCTTCCATTTATGGTTACGGTTTAGCCGTTTCTATTTTTACCCCAATATCCTCAATTCCCGGAAGGTTATCATTTCTCATCGCCTGAATCAGGCCGATTTCATATTTCCCTTTTGCCGGAAACCTGTATTTTAATCTGTACTGAAATAACGTTTCTTTTGTGTCACCAAAGCCTGTACCAAGCCATTCTCCATTTGGTTTTGCCAAAACATAATTCAGGGTGTCTGTTTCCTTTTTCTTGTTTTGCAGATTGGTGAAGTTTACAATAAACCTTATATTGCTGTAAGGGTAATTGTTGTTGTTTCTTACGACAAATATAATATTTTTAGGATTCTGCGGATCTGTAATTTCAAGATTAAATTTTTGCTCACTTTTCTTGTTCCACTTATTGTCAACAGAGTTCATAATGACGGCTTCTCCCGGAGAAGAAGAGGTACAGCTAAAGAAAAGGATAAGGGAAAATAATCCTAAAATTTTACGCATTGTTATCTTTTTTTGGAGGATATTTCTTTTTAAATTTTTTCTTGTTCGGATTGTTGTTTTGAGGTTTTTTCTCGCCATCAGCATTGTTAGCTTCTACCTTCACCACTGCTGCTTTTTGTTGCGGATTGGGTTTTTGCTGTTTTTGCTGGTTTCCTGAATGAGCGTTTTGGTTCTCAGGTTTTTCAGAACGTTCCGGTCTTTCTTGCCTGTCCGGTCTGTTTTTCTTTTGCCCCTGATTTTGTCCCTGATTATTATGGGGCTTATTCTGGTTATTTCGGTTTCTGTTTCCTCTGTTTTTCTTTTCGAAGCGGTCTACATTGTTTTCCTGGATCAGGTCAATACTTTGCAATGGCGATTCTGGCTGTTTCAAATCTTCCAGAGGAGGTGTTTTTTCTCCTCTTTTATTTTTTGAAATCAGTTTTTTCACAAGATCGATATCAAAATCATACCATGCGATAGAGCTGTCTACGTATGCAAACCACATTTTCTTTTTGAAAACATCTATTTTAATACAGAAGGCTTTTCCTTTTTCTGTATCGAGCGTTGTCGAAGAAGAAGGGAAATTGCTTAACGCATCCAGGTAGCTATCCAGCTCATAATTAAGACAACATTTAAGTTTACCACATTGTCCCGCAAGCTTTTGTGGGTTGATGCTCAGCTGTTGGTATCTCGCTACATTGGTATTTACAGATCTGAAATCTGTAAGCCATGTTGAGCAGCAAAGTTCTCTGCCACAGGATCCGATTCCACCTACTTTTGCCGCTTCCTGTCTGAAACCGATCTGTTTCATATCGATTTTAGTCCTGAAGGCTCCTGCGTAATCTTTAATCAGTTGTCTGAAGTCTACACGGTTTTCAGCCGTATAGTAAAAGGTTACTTTCGAAGAGTCGCCTTGGTATTCCACATCGGTAACTTTCATTTCGAGGCCAAGTCTTTGAGCAATTTTTCTTGCTTCAAGCTTTACGCCATCTTCTTTTTTCCTTGCTTCCTGCCATACCTCAAGATCCTTTTGGTTGGCCTGTCTGTATATTTTAAGGGCTGATTCTTCAGAAAATTTCTTCTTTTTCATCTGAATCTTTACCAATTCTCCCGTAAGGCTTACTACGCCTACATCGTGTCCCGGACTTGATTCTACTGTAACTACGCTACCTATATGTAAAGGAATATTATTTACATTCTTATAAAACGATTTTCTGTCATTTTTAAACCTAACTTCTACAAAGTCACACCTGTTAGGTGCCGGATTGTTGATGTTAGAAAGCCAGTCAAAAACACTTAATTTATAACTATTCCCGCAGGTATTTACATTTTCACAGCCATTTGCGGTCTTTTTGGGACCACAAGAATGTGCAGAATCGCCGGATGTTTTACATCCACAACTCATATTTCTATTATTTATAATCTTGCAAATTTATGTATTTTTATCTTTATGCAATTCTAAAATAATTAAATAACCTGAATTCAGGCTAAAACATTATTATCTTTTAACAAATAAGTAAGAGGAAGCCTATGTATAAGGAATTATAAGAGGTTGAAAAAATTAACATTTTTTTTACCATCAGTAGAACGTCTTCCGGAAATTTATTAAGTAGATTTGCTAAAATTAACATTTGATATAGGGAGTCTGTAATCCTTCGCTTTTCTATAACTTATATTTCGTTAAATTAAACCATTGTTTAATCTTAAACATTCTGATAGATTGTTTTTGTTGATGCTGTTTAAGGGCTTAATATCTATGGTTTTGTAAACTTTTTTTCTTTAAGTGTTATTTTAAACATAATTTTCTTTTGGTATATTGTTTAAAATATTGGCAAATATTAACAGATGTATTCAAAATAATTTTATATTTGGGTTATATAATAACAGTCTATGAAAAAAATATTAGTATCAACTGCTTTATTGGCGGGCGTTCTATCTTATGCCGGAGGCTTCAGAGTTTCCTTGCAAGGGGTAAAACAATTGGCCATGGCGCATACTAGTGCTCATGCCGAAGATGCGAGTGTGACATTCTTTAACCCGGCGGGTATGTCATTTATACCTTCTAAGCTGAGTGTAGTAGCAGGAGGGTTTGGTGCAAGTAATAAAGTTACTTTTCAAAACTTAAATACTTTACAGAGTACAGAAACGGATAACCCTCTGGGAACGCCTATCTATGCAGCGATTACTTATAAACCAATAGAAAACCTATCTGTAGGTTTCAGTTTTTCAACACCTTTTGGAAGTACAATCAAATGGCCTGAAAACTGGGAAGGCAAAGAAATGGTTCAGAAGCTGGAACTGAAAAGTTACTATTTCCAACCGATGGTTTCTGTGAAGCTTGCCCCTTGGTTGTCATTTGGTGCGAGTTATATTTATGCGAGAGGTAAAGTAGATTGGGATAAAGCCGTAACGCAATTCGATGGACAGGTTAATATTAATGATGAGAGAGCTTCCGGGCACGGTTATGGATTCGGTTTCTACTTCAGACCTGATCCGAAATTAGATGTGAGTGTTGCCTACCGTTCAGCAATTGATATGAAAGCCAAAAACGGAACAGCTACCTTCAAATTCCCGACACAGTCTCCTTATTCATTATTGAAGTTAAATGCTGCAGGACAAGATGCATTTACGGCAACTCTTCCTTTGGTTGAAGAATATACAATCGGTTTAACCTATAAGATCACTCCGAAATGGTTAGTTTCTGCAGACTTTAACTACCATGGGTGGGAAAGATACAGCAAGCTGACGCTGGATTTTGCCAATGCTCCTATCGGAAACCAGGCAGATCCTACCATTCTTGTGAATCCTAAGAATTTCAGAAATTCAAAAACATTCAGATTGGGTACACAATATGCATTTACCAATATGATTTATGGACGTTTAGGAGGGTATTATGACGAGTCTCCTTATACCAACGAAAACTTTATTCCGGAAACCCCTTCATTTGATACGTTTGTTCTTACCGGTGGGGTAGGATTTAAGTTAAAACAATTCGGAATTGATATTGCCGGAGGATATGCAATGCCAAAATCCAGAGATGTTAACAATTCTAACCTTGGATTTTACGGTCAAGCGAAGGCAACTGCGTTCTATTTCGGTCTAGGTTTATCGTATAATCCTTTTTAATTTGAATGACTATGAAAAAAATTATAATATCAACAATAGCTGTTTCAGCACTACTTTTTACCGTTACAAGCTGTAAGACAGATTTTGATAATGATGTAAAAGATATTCAGGTGTCAAAAGGTAGCGCTGACTTTACAAAATATGTCGCGTTAGGAAATTCTTTGACTTCCGGATTTAGAGATGGGGCTCTATATATAGATGGACAAAATGAATCTTATCCATCAATGATTGCCCAACAGATGAAATTAGTAGGAGGCGGAGATTTTAAACAGCCGCTAATGGCAGATAATAACGGAGGGTTGATTTTAGCAACTTCATCAACGTCAACTTTACAGATCGCCAATACAAAACTTTATATTAAAGGATTTGTTGATGGCAGCCCTGATCTGGATAATGCTAATGGTAATGTAGCAACAACAGTTGTCAATACGGTGCTTTCAGGGCCGTTTAATAATCTGGGCGTTCCTGGAGCTAAAGTGGCTCATTTGCTTGCTCCCGGATACGGAAATGTTCAGGGGTTGCAGCAAAAACGGCTAATCCTTATTTCGTAAGGTTTGCCAGTGAACCTAATACCTCTGTTATTGCAGATTTTAAAAAGCAAAATCCTACCTTCTTCTCCTTGTGGATTGGAAATAATGATGCGCTTTTATATGCCTTGGCTGGTGCGGATTCTTCAGTGGAAACACTGACGCCGCCTGCACAGTTTGCACAGTATTATAACGCACTCGTTGCACAGATAGCAGGTACAAAAGCTAAAGGGGTGATTGCCAATATTCCGAGTGTGACTTCAGTTCCTGCTTTGACAACGATTCCTACTAATCCACTGACGGCTGCTGTTCTTGGGAAAGGGAATGTTGCTGCCGGAGAAGCAGTAATCGATGATTTGAATAAAAATTTATACGGACCGTTAAGTCAGATTTTGACCGCAATCGGAGCTGGAGATAGAATTAAGCCTCTTTCGAAGACTGCCGCTAATCCGTTGTTGATTAAAGATGAGAGTATCCCGGATCTTAAAGTACAAATTACTGCAGCAGCTGCAGGTTCCGGAAATCCTACTTTAATAGCTCTGGCTGCTTATCTTGGAGCGACTTACGGACAGGCAAGACAGGCAAAATCAGGCGATCTTGTTCCTTTAACAACGAAAGCGGAAATCGGAAAACTAGAGACACTTCCAGTAGGAATACCTGCATCTCTTGGTGCAAAAGGGGTGGCTTATCCATTCGCAGACAGATATATACTAGTACCATCTGAAATTACAGAGATCAATACGGCAATTGATGCGTATAACGTAGCTATTAAGGCTGCTGCTACATCACAGGGTTATGCTTTTGTAGATGCGAATGCAAAATTAAAAGAACTGGCTACTAACTCAGGGATTGTTTGGGATGGCGTAAGATATACTGCGAAATTTGTATCCGGCGGAGCATTTTCACTGGATGGAGTTCATTTAACAGGTAGAGGATATGGAGTGATTGCCAATGAATTTATTAAATCAATAAATGCTACGTACAGCTCTTCGCTTCCACTTGTAGATGCTAACAAATATTCAGGAGTTAAATTCCCGTAATAATTGATAAAATAAAAACTTAGAAACCACAGGAGTAATTCTTGTGGTTTTTTTTTAAATTTGCAAAATCTTTTAAAAAGTAAAAATGGCCGATCAGTTAAGTTATCTATTTTGTACAAGAACCAGCAGGGACTTGGCGGAAAAAATTGCCCAGCATTATGGGAAAGAATTAGGAAAAATCAACTTTCAGGAGTTCAGCGATGGTGAATTTGAACCTGTTTTAGATGAATCTGTAAGAGGAGGAAGAGTTTTCCTAATTGGATCCACGTTCCCTCCTGCAGACAATCTTTTGGAACTTCTTTTAATGATTGATGCAGCGAAAAGAGCTTCTGCAAAGAGCATTACAGTAGTAATTCCTTATTTCGGACTTGCAAGACAAGACAGAAAAGACAAGCCAAGAGCACCAATCGGGGCTAAGCTAGTTGCCAACCTTCTTACAGCAGCGGGTGCTACAAGAATAATGACTATGGATCTTCACGCTGATCAGATTCAGGGGTTCTTCGAAATTCCTGTAGATCACTTGTATGCATCTACTATTTTTGTGGATTACATCAGATCTCTGAATCTTGAAGATCTTACGATTGCTTCTCCGGATATGGGAGGTGCAAAAAGAGCTAAAAACTATGCCGGTCACCTTGGCGCAGAAGTAGTAATTGCTTACAAAGAAAGAAAAAAGGCAAACGTTGTAGAGGAAATGTTCCTTATTGGAGATGTGACCGGTAAAAACGTTATCCTTATTGATGATATGATTGATACTGCCGGTACCCTTTGCAAAGCCGCAGATATTTTAATTGAGAAGGGTGCTAAAACCGTAAGAGCTATGGCTACTCACGGAGTGCTTTCAGGAAAGGCTTACGAGAATATTGAGAATTCAAAAATTCTGGAAGTTATTGTAACTGACTCAATTCCTGTTAAAAATAATTTGTCATCTAAAATAAAAGTGCTATCTTGCGCCCCGTTATTTGCAGACGTTATGACAATGGTTCATGAGCATAAATCAATCAGTAGTAAATTTGTTATTTAATTGATTTTAAGCGATTTGTAAATTAAAATTAGAACAATTTTTTAAATTTTTTATAAATGAAATCTATTACAATTCAAGGTACAAAAAGAGAAAGCGTGGGCAAAAAGTCTACAAAAGCTTTACGTGATGCTGAATTAGTTCCTTGTGTTGTTTATGGAGGTGAAGCACCTTTAAACTTCTCTGCTGAAGAGAGAGCTTTCAAAGGATTAGTATACACTCCTGAAGCACACACGGTATCTATTGAAGTTGACGGAAAAACAATTCCAGCTGTTCTTCAGGATATTCAGTTTCACCCAATCACTGACAAAATTCTTCACGTAGACTTCTACCAGTTATCTGACGATAAGCCAGTTATCATGGAAGTTCCGGTAAGAATTACAGGTCGTTCAAAAGGTGTTGTTGCTGGTGGTGTTTTACGTCAGTCTTTCAGAAAACTAAAAGTAAAAGCTATCCCTGCTAACCTTCCTGACGAAATCGTTGTAGATGTTACTCCATTAAGAATTGGTAACAAACTTTACATCGGTGGTATCAAAACAGAAGGATATTCTTTCATGCACCCGGACAACGCAGTAGTAGTTGCTGTTAAGATGTCTAGAAATGCAATGAAAGGTGGTGCTGCAGCAATGGATGATGAGGATGAAGAAGAAGCAGAAGAAGTTGCAACTCAATCTCCTGATGTTCCAACAACAGAAGAAAAATCTGCAGAATAAGCATTGCTTATGTAACAATATAAAACCTGTCAATTTTTGGCAGGTTTTTTTTGCTTTTTGTTCTCTAAAGCTTTACTCACTTTAAAGCATCGAATTTTTCTATCAACTGATAACGATCACCTTACAACCTGATGCGTCCTTTCGGAAAAAAAAGCCGTAAATTTGAAGAGTTCTAAATAAGGACGTTTTAATTTAAAAAATAAATAAATGTTTGACATTCAGGAAATAAGAAGCCAGTTTTCTATATTGGACAGAGAAGTGAATGGTAAACCCCTGGTTTATCTGGATAATGCAGCTACATCTCAAAAGCCAAATTCGGTTTTAGAAGTCTGTCACGCATACTATACTGAGCTCAACGCTAATGTTCACAGAGGCATCCATACACTGAGCCAGCTGGCTACAGAAGAAATGGAGCTTTCAAGAAGAAAAATTCAGAAGTTCATTAATGCTGAGCATGACTTTGAAGTTATCTTTACCAAAGGAACAACGGAAGGTTTGAACCTCATCGCCTATATTTTAACTCAGAAACTGCAAAAAGATGATGAAATTATCATTTCTTATCTGGAGCATCATTCTAATATTGTTCCATGGCAGTTGTTGTGTGAAAGAACAGGAGCTAAGCTTCGTGTTATTCCTATCGATGAAAATGGTATTCTTCAGATGCAATATTTTGATGAATTTTTGAGCGAAAAGACAAAGGTGGTTTCTGTAAACCAGGTCTCCAATGCCTTGGGAATTGTAAATCCTGTTGAAGAAATTATTGCAAAGACAAGAAAAATACAGATGCCTATATTGTAATTGATGGGGCGCAATCTGCACCGCACTTCAATATTGATGTTCAGAAAATGGATTGTGATTTCTTTGTATTTTCAGGACATAAAATGTATGCTCCGATGGGAACAGGAGTTTTATATGGAAAAAGAGAAATTTTAGAAGCATTGCCGCCATTCCACGGAGGAGGAGAGATGATTGCTACCTGTTCTTTTGATGGAACTACGTATGCCGGGCTTCCTTTCAAATATGAAGCTGGAACACCAAATGTAGGAGGAAACATTGCCCTGGGTGCTGCTGTTGATTTTATGAATAAAGTAGGGCACCAGAATATTCAGAATCATGAAAATGCTTTGCTGGAATATGCTCAAAGACAACTTTTGGAAATAGAAGGACTTAAAGTATATGGTGAAAAAGCAAAAAGAACCGGTGTAGTTTCTTTTAATCTGGAAGGAGTGGGAATTTCTTCCGATGTAGGTATGATTCTCGACAAAATGGGTATTGCTGTAAGAACAGGGCATCACTGTACACAGCCTATTATGGATTTCTTTAATATTGCAGGAACGGTAAGAGCCAGTTTTGCAGTGTATAATACTTTTGAGGAGATCGACCTTCTTGTCGAAGGGGTTAAAAAAGCGCAACGAATGTTAGCATAAAAAATAAAAAAGCAGCTGATTCAGCTGCTTTTTTTAATCTTCAACGCATAGGCATCTGCCGTTGATAATAACCTGGTGATAACCGATTGCACACTCCAGGCAGATTTCTCCTCCTGCCATGATGCTTTTCATTTTGTCTTTGTTTAATTTTTTTCATACTAATGATTTAAGGTATTAATAATCAAAGATAAATATAATGTTGACAAAGCATTCATAATAATATGATTATCCAAAATAAATACCTGATTATAAATTAAAAACCCCGCCACAAAAATGACAGGGTTTTACTATTAATTTGTAAAAAGTAATTATCTTACAGGTTAGGCTTCCAGTCTACTACAGCTCTGATGAAAGCTTCTGCATTTTCAACCGGTACATTAGGTAAAATTCCATGGCCAAGGTTGGCGATATATCTGTCTTTTCCGAAACGGTTGATCATTTCATTCACCATTTTCCTGATGGTTTCAGGGGTTGAATGTAGTCTTGCAGGATCAAAGTTGCCTTGCAGAGTCATTGTGTGGTTGGTCAGAGTTCTTGCGAATTCCGGCTTAATAGTCCAGTCTACCCCAAGAGCAGAAGCTTTAGACATGGTCATATCTTCTAAAGCAAACCAGCATCCTTTCCCGAATACAACAACGTGAGTAAGCGGGCTCAGGGCTTCTACGATCTGATTGATGTATTGCCATGAGAATTCCTGATAATCAGTCGGAGAAAGCATTCCTCCCCACGAATCGAATACCTGTACAGCAGAAACTCCCTTCTCTACTTTTCTCTTTAAATAAGCAATCGTAGTATCTGTAATCTTTTGTAATAATAAATGAGCAGCCTCTGGCTGTTGGAAACAGAAAGACTTGGCAATATCAAATGCCTTGCTCCCTTTTCCTTCTACACAATAACAAAGAATCGTCCATGGAGAACCGGCAAAACCGATCAATGGGATCTCATTGTCAAGTTTCTGAAGAGTAAGTTCAATAGCATCAAAAACGTATCCTAAGGTGTCATTTACATCCGGAGTTACAATATTCTGGACCTGTTCCATTGTCCTGATCGGAGTATCCAGCCATGGGCCTACGGATTCCTTCATTTTGAAATCGATCCCCATTGCCTGAGGAACTACCAGGATATCAGAAAACAGAATCGCGGCATCCAGAGGAAATCTGCGTATCGGCTGTAAAGTAATTTCAGCGGCAAGTTCAGGCGTCTGACATCTTGTAAAGAAATCGTATTTGTCTCTGAGAGCAATGAATTCCGGCAGATATCTTCCAGCCTGCCTCATCATCCAGACAGGAGGTCTTTCAACGGTTTCTCCGCGAAGTGCTTTTAAATATAGGTCGTTTTTAATCATAATCTATTTAAACTAATACTACCGTTCAGGTTCGGTAGACAATATTTAAATTTTACTTCCAAGCTCCTTTCTTATCAGTTCAAAGATAGAGGTAAGGGTATTTTCTTCGGAAGTAAAAAATTTTTTCCTGAGTATAATTTCTCAACTCACCGGAAGTGGTTTCACCTATTGAAAATAACGTCATGCCTTCCAGAGAATTTCGCCTTGCAAAACTACGAACTCCGCTTGGACTAAAAAAGACTGCAGCATGATATTTTTCAGGTATTAAAGGATTGATTTCCTCGGTATTATAAACGGTAATCTTTTTATACTTGATATTCTGTAGGGGAAGTTCGTTATCCAGGACATTGATCGCCAGATTGCCACAGAAGTGAAGGAACTGCTCATGCTGGCAGTTTCCGATAATAAATCGGGAAAGAGCATCTGCATTCTTCAGTACCTTAAACGTTCCGAAACCATGTTTTCGTAATTCCCTTTTGGTCTTCTCACCTACACAATAAATTTTATTGTAGTTTTTGGCCGTAAAATCTTCATTGGGCTTAAACAGGTTTTTAAAAAAGAAGTGACACCATTTACACTTGTGAAAATAAGGGAATAGTTTTTCAGATCAAAAGGATTGATCGTAATAGGCCTGGTCTTGATTACCTCGGTACAGTCAACCAGAATATCCTCTCCTAATTCTTTGGATATAATAGATTGGTCTATATTTTTGGTAAATAAGATTTTCATGCCTTTACATTTACAACTGGAAAAAAAGG encodes the following:
- the hemE gene encoding uroporphyrinogen decarboxylase, whose amino-acid sequence is MIKNDLYLKALRGETVERPPVWMMRQAGRYLPEFIALRDKYDFFTRCQTPELAAEITLQPIRRFPLDAAILFSDILVVPQAMGIDFKMKESVGPWLDTPIRTMEQVQNIVTPDVNDTLGYVFDAIELTLQKLDNEIPLIGFAGSPWTILCYCVEGKGSKAFDIAKSFCFQQPEAAHLLLQKITDTTIAYLKRKVEKGVSAVQVFDSWGGMLSPTDYQEFSWQYINQIVEALSPLTHVVVFGKGCWFALEDMTMSKASALGVDWTIKPEFARTLTNHTMTLQGNFDPARLHSTPETIRKMVNEMINRFGKDRYIANLGHGILPNVPVENAEAFIRAVVDWKPNL
- a CDS encoding ribose-phosphate pyrophosphokinase — encoded protein: MADQLSYLFCTRTSRDLAEKIAQHYGKELGKINFQEFSDGEFEPVLDESVRGGRVFLIGSTFPPADNLLELLLMIDAAKRASAKSITVVIPYFGLARQDRKDKPRAPIGAKLVANLLTAAGATRIMTMDLHADQIQGFFEIPVDHLYASTIFVDYIRSLNLEDLTIASPDMGGAKRAKNYAGHLGAEVVIAYKERKKANVVEEMFLIGDVTGKNVILIDDMIDTAGTLCKAADILIEKGAKTVRAMATHGVLSGKAYENIENSKILEVIVTDSIPVKNNLSSKIKVLSCAPLFADVMTMVHEHKSISSKFVI
- a CDS encoding GNAT family acetyltransferase, translating into MKSIMAGGEICLECAIGYHQVIINGRCLCVED
- a CDS encoding 50S ribosomal protein L25/general stress protein Ctc; amino-acid sequence: MKSITIQGTKRESVGKKSTKALRDAELVPCVVYGGEAPLNFSAEERAFKGLVYTPEAHTVSIEVDGKTIPAVLQDIQFHPITDKILHVDFYQLSDDKPVIMEVPVRITGRSKGVVAGGVLRQSFRKLKVKAIPANLPDEIVVDVTPLRIGNKLYIGGIKTEGYSFMHPDNAVVVAVKMSRNAMKGGAAAMDDEDEEEAEEVATQSPDVPTTEEKSAE